One part of the Arabidopsis thaliana chromosome 4, partial sequence genome encodes these proteins:
- a CDS encoding Protein phosphatase 2C family protein produces MGIYLSTPKTDKFSEDGENHKLRYGLSSMQGWRASMEDAHAAILDLDDNTSFLGVYDGHGGKVVSKFCAKYLHQQVLSDEAYAAGDVGTSLQKAFFRMDEMMQGQRGWRELAVLGDKINKFSGMIEGLIWSPRSGDSANKPDAWAFEEGPHSDFAGPNSGSTACVAVVRDKQLFVANAGDSRCVISRKNQAYNLSRDHKPDLEAEKERILKAGGFIHAGRVNGSLNLSRAIGDMEFKQNKFLPSEKQIVTASPDVNTVELCDDDDFLVLACDGIWDCMTSQQLVDFIHEQLNSVS; encoded by the exons ATGGGTATATATCTAAGTACTCCAAAAACAGACAAGTTCTCAGAAGATGGCGAAAATCATAAACTCAGATATGGTTTATCCTCTATGCAAGGTTGGCGTGCGTCCATGGAAGATGCT CATGCTGCAATACTTGATCTCGATGATAACACTTCCTTCTTGGGTGTCTATGATGGTCATGGAg GTAAAGTTGTTTCTAAGTTCTGTGCCAAGTATCTACACCAGCAGGTTCTTAGTGATGAGGCGTATGCAGCTGGAGACGTAGGGACTTCTCTTCAAAAAGCATTTTTCAG AATGGATGAGATGATGCAAGGACAAAGAGGGTGGCGAGAGTTAGCAGTACTTGGTGACAAAATCAATAAGTTCAGTGGGATGATTGAAGGGCTTATATGGTCACCAAGAAGTGGGGACAGTGCTAATAAACCTGATGCTTGGGCGTTTGAGGAA GGTCCTCATTCTGATTTTGCTGGACCTAATTCTGGGAGCACGGCATGCGTAGCTGTTGTTAGAGACAAGCAGCTATTTGTTGCAAATGCAGGTGACTCACGTTGTGTGATATCCAGAAAGAATCAG GCTTATAATCTTTCTAGAGATCACAAACCAGATCTTGAAGCTGAGAAAGAAAGGATATTGAAAGCTGGTGGCTTTATACATGCAGGGCGAGTCAATGGAAGCTTAAATCTATCACGAGCTATCG GTGACATGGAATTCAAGCAGAATAAGTTTTTGCCATCTGAAAAGCAAATAGTTACCGCTAGTCCAGATGTTAACACT GTTGAACtctgtgatgatgatgatttccTTGTTCTTGCCTGCGATGGAATTTG GGATTGCATGACAAGCCAACAACTCGTTGATTTCATACATGAACAATTGAATTCAGTAAGCTAA
- a CDS encoding Protein phosphatase 2C family protein (Protein phosphatase 2C family protein; FUNCTIONS IN: protein serine/threonine phosphatase activity, catalytic activity; INVOLVED IN: protein amino acid dephosphorylation; LOCATED IN: plasma membrane; EXPRESSED IN: 24 plant structures; EXPRESSED DURING: 15 growth stages; CONTAINS InterPro DOMAIN/s: Protein phosphatase 2C, manganese/magnesium aspartate binding site (InterPro:IPR000222), Protein phosphatase 2C-related (InterPro:IPR001932), Protein phosphatase 2C (InterPro:IPR015655), Protein phosphatase 2C, N-terminal (InterPro:IPR014045); BEST Arabidopsis thaliana protein match is: Protein phosphatase 2C family protein (TAIR:AT2G25070.1); Has 35333 Blast hits to 34131 proteins in 2444 species: Archae - 798; Bacteria - 22429; Metazoa - 974; Fungi - 991; Plants - 531; Viruses - 0; Other Eukaryotes - 9610 (source: NCBI BLink).) — MGIYLSTPKTDKFSEDGENHKLRYGLSSMQGWRASMEDAHAAILDLDDNTSFLGVYDGHGGKVVSKFCAKYLHQQVLSDEAYAAGDVGTSLQKAFFRMDEMMQGQRGWRELAVLGDKINKFSGMIEGLIWSPRSGDSANKPDAWAFEEGPHSDFAGPNSGSTACVAVVRDKQLFVANAGDSRCVISRKNQAYNLSRDHKPDLEAEKERILKAGGFIHAGRVNGSLNLSRAIGDMEFKQNKFLPSEKQIVTASPDVNTVELCDDDDFLVLACDGIW; from the exons ATGGGTATATATCTAAGTACTCCAAAAACAGACAAGTTCTCAGAAGATGGCGAAAATCATAAACTCAGATATGGTTTATCCTCTATGCAAGGTTGGCGTGCGTCCATGGAAGATGCT CATGCTGCAATACTTGATCTCGATGATAACACTTCCTTCTTGGGTGTCTATGATGGTCATGGAg GTAAAGTTGTTTCTAAGTTCTGTGCCAAGTATCTACACCAGCAGGTTCTTAGTGATGAGGCGTATGCAGCTGGAGACGTAGGGACTTCTCTTCAAAAAGCATTTTTCAG AATGGATGAGATGATGCAAGGACAAAGAGGGTGGCGAGAGTTAGCAGTACTTGGTGACAAAATCAATAAGTTCAGTGGGATGATTGAAGGGCTTATATGGTCACCAAGAAGTGGGGACAGTGCTAATAAACCTGATGCTTGGGCGTTTGAGGAA GGTCCTCATTCTGATTTTGCTGGACCTAATTCTGGGAGCACGGCATGCGTAGCTGTTGTTAGAGACAAGCAGCTATTTGTTGCAAATGCAGGTGACTCACGTTGTGTGATATCCAGAAAGAATCAG GCTTATAATCTTTCTAGAGATCACAAACCAGATCTTGAAGCTGAGAAAGAAAGGATATTGAAAGCTGGTGGCTTTATACATGCAGGGCGAGTCAATGGAAGCTTAAATCTATCACGAGCTATCG GTGACATGGAATTCAAGCAGAATAAGTTTTTGCCATCTGAAAAGCAAATAGTTACCGCTAGTCCAGATGTTAACACT GTTGAACtctgtgatgatgatgatttccTTGTTCTTGCCTGCGATGGAATTTGGTAA
- the GPX7 gene encoding glutathione peroxidase 7 yields MAFSYASFSTPFNGFAANPSPITSAFLGPSLRFSTRTSKTRNPSNGVSVKSSNSHRFLVKSKNFSVYARAAAEKSVHDFTVKDIDGNDVSLDKFKGKPLLIVNVASRCGLTSSNYSELSQLYEKYKNQGVLVIDLRFLLSLAINLEVKNPVQTLRSSNLLAPGSKQSSLYSTRLM; encoded by the exons ATGGCTTTCTCTTACGCATCATTCTCTACACCCTTCAATGGTTTCGCTGCAAATCCGTCTCCGATTACTTCCGCTTTTCTCGGCCCATCATTGAGATTCTCCACCAGAACATCAAAAACTCGGAATCCGAGTAATGGGGTTTCAGTGAAATCGTCAAATAGTCATAGGTTTCTAGTCAAATCTAAAAATTTCAGTGTCTATGCAAGGGCTGCAGCAGAGAAGTCTGTTCACGATTTCACTGTAAAG GACATCGATGGTAATGATGTTTCTCTGGACAAATTCAAAGGAAAACCTTTGTTGATCGTTAACGTTGCGTCAAGATG TGGTTTGACATCATCAAATTACTCAGAGCTTTCTCAACTGTACGAAAAATACAAGAACCAAGGTGTGCTTGTTATA GATTTGAGATTCTTGCTTTCCCTTGCAATCAATTTGGAGGTCAAGAACCCGGTTCAAACCCTGAGATCAAGCAATTTGCTTGCACCCGGTTCAAAGCAGAGTTCCCTATATTCGACAAg GTTGATGTGA
- the GPX7 gene encoding glutathione peroxidase 7 (glutathione peroxidase 7 (GPX7); FUNCTIONS IN: glutathione peroxidase activity; INVOLVED IN: response to karrikin; LOCATED IN: chloroplast; EXPRESSED IN: 23 plant structures; EXPRESSED DURING: 13 growth stages; CONTAINS InterPro DOMAIN/s: Thioredoxin fold (InterPro:IPR012335), Thioredoxin-like fold (InterPro:IPR012336), Glutathione peroxidase (InterPro:IPR000889); BEST Arabidopsis thaliana protein match is: glutathione peroxidase 1 (TAIR:AT2G25080.1); Has 8041 Blast hits to 8040 proteins in 1748 species: Archae - 4; Bacteria - 4124; Metazoa - 797; Fungi - 210; Plants - 405; Viruses - 8; Other Eukaryotes - 2493 (source: NCBI BLink).), with protein sequence MAFSYASFSTPFNGFAANPSPITSAFLGPSLRFSTRTSKTRNPSNGVSVKSSNSHRFLVKSKNFSVYARAAAEKSVHDFTVKDIDGNDVSLDKFKGKPLLIVNVASRCGLTSSNYSELSQLYEKYKNQGFEILAFPCNQFGGQEPGSNPEIKQFACTRFKAEFPIFDKVDVNGPSTAPIYKFLKSNAGGFLGDIIKWNFEKFLVDKKGKVVERYPPTTSPFQIEKDIQKLLAA encoded by the exons ATGGCTTTCTCTTACGCATCATTCTCTACACCCTTCAATGGTTTCGCTGCAAATCCGTCTCCGATTACTTCCGCTTTTCTCGGCCCATCATTGAGATTCTCCACCAGAACATCAAAAACTCGGAATCCGAGTAATGGGGTTTCAGTGAAATCGTCAAATAGTCATAGGTTTCTAGTCAAATCTAAAAATTTCAGTGTCTATGCAAGGGCTGCAGCAGAGAAGTCTGTTCACGATTTCACTGTAAAG GACATCGATGGTAATGATGTTTCTCTGGACAAATTCAAAGGAAAACCTTTGTTGATCGTTAACGTTGCGTCAAGATG TGGTTTGACATCATCAAATTACTCAGAGCTTTCTCAACTGTACGAAAAATACAAGAACCAAG GATTTGAGATTCTTGCTTTCCCTTGCAATCAATTTGGAGGTCAAGAACCCGGTTCAAACCCTGAGATCAAGCAATTTGCTTGCACCCGGTTCAAAGCAGAGTTCCCTATATTCGACAAg GTTGATGTGAATGGACCAAGCACAGCTCCAATCTACAAGTTCTTGAAATCCAATGCTGGTGGTTTCCTTGGTGATATCATCAAATGGAACTTTGAGAAATTCTTGGTTGATAAAAAGGGCAAAGTTGTCGAGAGATACCCTCCCACAACTTCTCCTTTCCAAATCGAG AAGGACATCCAGAAGTTGCTTGCGGCTTAA
- a CDS encoding uncharacterized protein (unknown protein; Has 30201 Blast hits to 17322 proteins in 780 species: Archae - 12; Bacteria - 1396; Metazoa - 17338; Fungi - 3422; Plants - 5037; Viruses - 0; Other Eukaryotes - 2996 (source: NCBI BLink).) produces the protein MEETSESLACRLEKYKLIETSTIDTAVSYRRLILDFDEDLLNRRRELATAFNSFVWPVFEPIENSFDWPVYSVFLDPEDLLLGEVCEEPRTPLIKTRKIRDPPPRVSRRSSQVSRPIYLRHRFLPQSRKQSSSSRRQR, from the coding sequence ATGGAGGAGACGAGCGAGAGTCTTGCCTGCAGGTTAGAGAAATACAAACTCATAGAGACATCGACCATCGACACAGCAGTGAGTTATCGACGCCTGATATTGGATTTTGACGAAGATTTGCTTAACAGGAGACGGGAGCTCGCAACTGCCTTTAATTCCTTCGTCTGGCCGGTCTTTGAACCGATCGAAAATTCCTTCGACTGGCCCGTATACTCAGTTTTCCTCGACCCCGAAGATCTTCTTCTCGGAGAAGTTTGTGAAGAGCCACGGACACCTCTTATTAAGACTCGAAAGATACGAGATCCTCCTCCTCGAGTATCTCGTAGATCATCACAAGTATCTAGACCGATTTATCTCCGCCATAGATTTCTCCCACAGTCAAGGAaacagtcttcttcttctcgacGCCAACGTTAG
- a CDS encoding transcriptional regulator (LOCATED IN: cytosol, chloroplast; EXPRESSED IN: 24 plant structures; EXPRESSED DURING: 14 growth stages; BEST Arabidopsis thaliana protein match is: Tudor/PWWP/MBT superfamily protein (TAIR:AT1G15940.1); Has 137162 Blast hits to 70781 proteins in 2973 species: Archae - 289; Bacteria - 24182; Metazoa - 56725; Fungi - 20130; Plants - 6559; Viruses - 758; Other Eukaryotes - 28519 (source: NCBI BLink).) has translation MSDSDKELENQIIEAGEKLIDPPSSLDELLSFLDKLFVSLAEVEQSPPDSMQNALTPLMKGLVGGKLFKHSDVDVKVAVAACISEITRITAPDAPYDDDQMKEVFKLIVSSFEDLVDKSSRSYAKRISILETVAKVRSCVVMLDLECDALLIEMFQHFLKAIRDHHSGNVFSSMENIMTLVLEESEDIPSEMLSPILHSVKKDDEISQVSRRLAEQVLSNCASKLKTYLTEAVKSSGVPLDKYSNIVASICEGTFSALQQDQVVANEKEDSQGHIKRETEVEKAAEISTPERTDAPKDESGKSGVSNGVAQQNDSSVDTDSMKKQDDTGAKDEPQQLDNPRNTDLNNTTEEKPDVEHQIEEKENESSSVKQADLSKDSDIKEETEPAELLDSKDVLTSPPVDSSVTAATSSENEKNKSVQILPSKTSGDETANVSSPSMAEELPEQSVPKKTANQKKKESSTEEVKPSASIATEEVSEEPNTSEPQVTKKSGKKVASSSKTKPTVPPSKKSTSETKVAKQSEKKVVGSDNAQESTKPKEEKKKPGRGKAIDEESLHTSSGDNEKPAVSSGKLASKSKKEAKQTVEESPNSNTKRKRSLGQGKASGESLVGSRIKVWWPMDQAYYKGVVESYDAAKKKHLVIYDDGDQEILYLKNQKWSPLDESELSQDEEAADQTGQEEDASTVPLTKKAKTGKQSKMDNSSAKKGSGAGSSKAKATPASKSSKTSQDDKTASKSKDSKEASREEEASSEEESEEEEPPKTVGKSGSSRSKKDISSVSKSGKSKASSKKKEEPSKATTSSKSKSGPVKSVPAKSKTGKGKAKSGSASTPASKAKESASESESEETPKEPEPATKAKSGKSQGSQSKSGKKRKR, from the exons ATGTCGGATTCTGATAAAGAGCTCGAGAATCAGATTATTGAAGCTGGGGAAAAGCTTATTGACCCGCCTTCTTCACTCGATGagcttctctctttccttgAC AAACTTTTCGTATCCCTGGCGGAGGTTGAACAGTCACCTCCCGACTCAATGCAGAATGCACTCACTCCATTGATGAAAGGATTAGTCGGTGGAAAACTCTTCAAGCATTCAGATGTCGATGTCAAAGTTGCTGTCGCTGCCTGCATCAGTGAGATTACAAGAATAACTGCTCCTGATGCTCCTTATGATGATGACCAGATGAAG GAAGTATTCAAGTTGATTGTATCATCATTTGAAGATCTGGTTGACAAATCTAGTCGTTCCTATGCTAAAAGGATATCTATCCTTGAAACTGTGGCTAAGGTCAGGTCATGTGTTGTGATGTTGGATCTTGAGTGTGATGCACTTCTTATTGAGATGTTCCAGCATTTCCTCAAGGCTATAAG GGACCATCATTCAGGGAATGTATTTTCATCTATGGAGAACATAATGACCCTTGTTTTAGAAGAAAGCGAGGATATACCTTCAGAGATGCTTTCACCAATCCTACATTCTGTTAAAAAGGATGATGAG ATTTCCCAAGTATCACGGAGGTTGGCAGAACAAGTTCTCAGTAACTGTGCTAGCAAGCTCAAAACTTATCTGACCGAAGCAGTGAAATCGTCGGGTGTCCCTCTAGATAAGTATAGTAACATAGTGGCTTCGATATGTGAAGGGACATTCAGTGCTTTGCAGCAAGACCAAGTTGTtgcaaatgaaaaagaa GATAGTCAAGGTCATATAAAAAGGGAAACGGAAGTAGAG AAGGCAGCAGAAATTTCTACCCCTGAGCGAACTGATGCACCTAAGGATGAATCTGGTAAGTCTGGAGTTAGCAATGGTGTCGCGCAACAGAATGATTCTTCGGTTGATACTGATTCCATGAAGAAGCAAGACGATACGGGTGCCAAAGATGAGCCGCAGCAACTTGATAATCCTAGAAACACTGACTTGAATAATACTACTGAAGAGAAGCCTGATGTTGAACATCAAATTGAGGAAAAGGAAAACGAATCTAGTTCTGTCAAACAGGCGGATTTATCAAAAGATTCAGATATCAAAGAAGAGACTGAACCTGCAGAACTCCTGGACAGCAAGGATGTGTTAACTTCGCCTCCTGTTGATTCATCTGTTACCGCAGCCACCTCttctgaaaatgaaaagaataaaagtgTGCAGATTTTACCATCTAAGACATCAGGAGATGAAACTGCCAATGTCAGTTCTCCGTCAATGGCTGAGGAACTTCCTGAGCAAAGCGTCCCTAAGAAGACTGCAAAccagaagaaaaaggagagcTCGACAGAGGAGGTCAAACCTTCTGCTTCTATTGCTACCGAAGAAGTTTCTGAAGAACCAAACACGTCTGAACCTCAGGTGACAAAAAAGTCTGGAAAGAAGGTTGCTTCGTCAAGTAAAACAAAGCCTACTGTTCCTCCTTCAAAGAAAAGCACCTCTGAGACAAAAGTAGCCAAGCAGTCAGAGAAAAAGGTAGTTGGGAGTGATAATGCACAAGAATCCACAAAGccaaaagaggaaaagaaaaaaccaggACGTGGGAAAGCCATTGATGAGGAGTCATTACACACTTCATCTGGTGATAATGAAAAA ccAGCTGTTTCCTCCGGAAAGCTAGcctcaaaatcaaagaaagaagcGAAGCAAACGGTAGAAGAAAGTCCTAATTCAAACACAAAGAGAAAACGAAGTTTAGGCCAAGGGAAG GCATCTGGTGAAAGTTTAGTTGGATCGAGGATCAAAGTCTGGTGGCCTATGGATCAAGC GTACTATAAAGGTGTGGTCGAGTCATATGATGctgcaaagaagaaacatctG GTTATCTATGATGATGGAGATCAAGAAATCTTGTATCTCAAGAATCAGAAGTGGAGTCCTCTGGATGAATCAGAATTGTCACAG GATGAAGAAGCTGCTGATCAGACGGGTCAAGAGGAAGATGCCTCTACAGT GCCCCTGACGAAGAAAGCTAAGACAGGCAAGCAATCAAAGATGGACAACTCATCAGCTAAAAA GGGTAGTGGAGCTGGATCAAGCAAGGCTAAAGCTACTCCTGCTTCCAAGTCCAGCAAGACGTCCCAGGATGACAAAACAGCGAGCAAATCGAAGGATTCAAAGGAAGCTAGCAGAGAAGAGGAGGCGAGCTCTGAGGAGGAGAGCGAGGAAGAGGAACCCCCCAAAACCGTTGGTAAATCAGGAAGCAGCAGGTCGAAGAAAGATATAAGCAGCGTATCGAAATCTGGGAAATCTAAAGCTTCAtccaagaaaaaggaagagcCCTCCAAGgcaacaacttcttcaaaaTCCAAGTCGGGACCTGTGAAATCTGTACCTGCCAAAAGCAAGACAGGAAAGGGTAAAGCAAAATCTGGTTCTGCGTCTACACCTGCTTCGAAGGCCAAAGAGAGCGCTTCCGAGTCAGAATCTGAAGAGACACCCAAGGAGCCAGAACCAGCAACTAAAGCGAAATCAGGCAAGTCACAGGGGAGTCAATCAAAGTCCGGTAAGAAGAGGAAGCGATGA
- a CDS encoding transcriptional regulator (LOCATED IN: cytosol; EXPRESSED IN: 24 plant structures; EXPRESSED DURING: 14 growth stages; BEST Arabidopsis thaliana protein match is: Tudor/PWWP/MBT superfamily protein (TAIR:AT1G15940.1).), which produces MSDSDKELENQIIEAGEKLIDPPSSLDELLSFLDKLFVSLAEVEQSPPDSMQNALTPLMKGLVGGKLFKHSDVDVKVAVAACISEITRITAPDAPYDDDQMKEVFKLIVSSFEDLVDKSSRSYAKRISILETVAKVRSCVVMLDLECDALLIEMFQHFLKAIRDHHSGNVFSSMENIMTLVLEESEDIPSEMLSPILHSVKKDDEISQVSRRLAEQVLSNCASKLKTYLTEAVKSSGVPLDKYSNIVASICEGTFSALQQDQVVANEKEDSQGHIKRETEVEAAEISTPERTDAPKDESGKSGVSNGVAQQNDSSVDTDSMKKQDDTGAKDEPQQLDNPRNTDLNNTTEEKPDVEHQIEEKENESSSVKQADLSKDSDIKEETEPAELLDSKDVLTSPPVDSSVTAATSSENEKNKSVQILPSKTSGDETANVSSPSMAEELPEQSVPKKTANQKKKESSTEEVKPSASIATEEVSEEPNTSEPQVTKKSGKKVASSSKTKPTVPPSKKSTSETKVAKQSEKKVVGSDNAQESTKPKEEKKKPGRGKAIDEESLHTSSGDNEKPAVSSGKLASKSKKEAKQTVEESPNSNTKRKRSLGQGKASGESLVGSRIKVWWPMDQAYYKGVVESYDAAKKKHLVIYDDGDQEILYLKNQKWSPLDESELSQDEEAADQTGQEEDASTVPLTKKAKTGKQSKMDNSSAKKGSGAGSSKAKATPASKSSKTSQDDKTASKSKDSKEASREEEASSEEESEEEEPPKTVGKSGSSRSKKDISSVSKSGKSKASSKKKEEPSKATTSSKSKSGPVKSVPAKSKTGKGKAKSGSASTPASKAKESASESESEETPKEPEPATKAKSGKSQGSQSKSGKKRKR; this is translated from the exons ATGTCGGATTCTGATAAAGAGCTCGAGAATCAGATTATTGAAGCTGGGGAAAAGCTTATTGACCCGCCTTCTTCACTCGATGagcttctctctttccttgAC AAACTTTTCGTATCCCTGGCGGAGGTTGAACAGTCACCTCCCGACTCAATGCAGAATGCACTCACTCCATTGATGAAAGGATTAGTCGGTGGAAAACTCTTCAAGCATTCAGATGTCGATGTCAAAGTTGCTGTCGCTGCCTGCATCAGTGAGATTACAAGAATAACTGCTCCTGATGCTCCTTATGATGATGACCAGATGAAG GAAGTATTCAAGTTGATTGTATCATCATTTGAAGATCTGGTTGACAAATCTAGTCGTTCCTATGCTAAAAGGATATCTATCCTTGAAACTGTGGCTAAGGTCAGGTCATGTGTTGTGATGTTGGATCTTGAGTGTGATGCACTTCTTATTGAGATGTTCCAGCATTTCCTCAAGGCTATAAG GGACCATCATTCAGGGAATGTATTTTCATCTATGGAGAACATAATGACCCTTGTTTTAGAAGAAAGCGAGGATATACCTTCAGAGATGCTTTCACCAATCCTACATTCTGTTAAAAAGGATGATGAG ATTTCCCAAGTATCACGGAGGTTGGCAGAACAAGTTCTCAGTAACTGTGCTAGCAAGCTCAAAACTTATCTGACCGAAGCAGTGAAATCGTCGGGTGTCCCTCTAGATAAGTATAGTAACATAGTGGCTTCGATATGTGAAGGGACATTCAGTGCTTTGCAGCAAGACCAAGTTGTtgcaaatgaaaaagaa GATAGTCAAGGTCATATAAAAAGGGAAACGGAAGTAGAG GCAGCAGAAATTTCTACCCCTGAGCGAACTGATGCACCTAAGGATGAATCTGGTAAGTCTGGAGTTAGCAATGGTGTCGCGCAACAGAATGATTCTTCGGTTGATACTGATTCCATGAAGAAGCAAGACGATACGGGTGCCAAAGATGAGCCGCAGCAACTTGATAATCCTAGAAACACTGACTTGAATAATACTACTGAAGAGAAGCCTGATGTTGAACATCAAATTGAGGAAAAGGAAAACGAATCTAGTTCTGTCAAACAGGCGGATTTATCAAAAGATTCAGATATCAAAGAAGAGACTGAACCTGCAGAACTCCTGGACAGCAAGGATGTGTTAACTTCGCCTCCTGTTGATTCATCTGTTACCGCAGCCACCTCttctgaaaatgaaaagaataaaagtgTGCAGATTTTACCATCTAAGACATCAGGAGATGAAACTGCCAATGTCAGTTCTCCGTCAATGGCTGAGGAACTTCCTGAGCAAAGCGTCCCTAAGAAGACTGCAAAccagaagaaaaaggagagcTCGACAGAGGAGGTCAAACCTTCTGCTTCTATTGCTACCGAAGAAGTTTCTGAAGAACCAAACACGTCTGAACCTCAGGTGACAAAAAAGTCTGGAAAGAAGGTTGCTTCGTCAAGTAAAACAAAGCCTACTGTTCCTCCTTCAAAGAAAAGCACCTCTGAGACAAAAGTAGCCAAGCAGTCAGAGAAAAAGGTAGTTGGGAGTGATAATGCACAAGAATCCACAAAGccaaaagaggaaaagaaaaaaccaggACGTGGGAAAGCCATTGATGAGGAGTCATTACACACTTCATCTGGTGATAATGAAAAA ccAGCTGTTTCCTCCGGAAAGCTAGcctcaaaatcaaagaaagaagcGAAGCAAACGGTAGAAGAAAGTCCTAATTCAAACACAAAGAGAAAACGAAGTTTAGGCCAAGGGAAG GCATCTGGTGAAAGTTTAGTTGGATCGAGGATCAAAGTCTGGTGGCCTATGGATCAAGC GTACTATAAAGGTGTGGTCGAGTCATATGATGctgcaaagaagaaacatctG GTTATCTATGATGATGGAGATCAAGAAATCTTGTATCTCAAGAATCAGAAGTGGAGTCCTCTGGATGAATCAGAATTGTCACAG GATGAAGAAGCTGCTGATCAGACGGGTCAAGAGGAAGATGCCTCTACAGT GCCCCTGACGAAGAAAGCTAAGACAGGCAAGCAATCAAAGATGGACAACTCATCAGCTAAAAA GGGTAGTGGAGCTGGATCAAGCAAGGCTAAAGCTACTCCTGCTTCCAAGTCCAGCAAGACGTCCCAGGATGACAAAACAGCGAGCAAATCGAAGGATTCAAAGGAAGCTAGCAGAGAAGAGGAGGCGAGCTCTGAGGAGGAGAGCGAGGAAGAGGAACCCCCCAAAACCGTTGGTAAATCAGGAAGCAGCAGGTCGAAGAAAGATATAAGCAGCGTATCGAAATCTGGGAAATCTAAAGCTTCAtccaagaaaaaggaagagcCCTCCAAGgcaacaacttcttcaaaaTCCAAGTCGGGACCTGTGAAATCTGTACCTGCCAAAAGCAAGACAGGAAAGGGTAAAGCAAAATCTGGTTCTGCGTCTACACCTGCTTCGAAGGCCAAAGAGAGCGCTTCCGAGTCAGAATCTGAAGAGACACCCAAGGAGCCAGAACCAGCAACTAAAGCGAAATCAGGCAAGTCACAGGGGAGTCAATCAAAGTCCGGTAAGAAGAGGAAGCGATGA